One genomic window of Methanosarcina acetivorans C2A includes the following:
- a CDS encoding cell surface lipoprotein, which yields MKGKILVLLLVFVFLFASGCAEEDAGSGTDDSAASEAAVTESQENVPQENVVSDGKEHIVRLEYYNVTRPSELDILTGDTVSWWSGKRQGTYVLVSEDGLFPDQEMAYSVPYSYTFNNPGTYVFTVKDVPEMNVTIRVS from the coding sequence ATGAAAGGGAAAATTCTGGTTTTACTTCTGGTATTTGTGTTTTTGTTTGCTTCCGGCTGTGCCGAGGAGGATGCGGGGTCCGGGACAGATGACTCTGCTGCTTCAGAAGCCGCAGTAACGGAATCACAGGAAAACGTACCGCAGGAAAATGTTGTTTCTGATGGAAAGGAGCATATTGTCCGCCTTGAGTATTATAATGTAACAAGACCTTCCGAACTGGATATTCTGACAGGGGATACGGTCTCCTGGTGGAGTGGCAAAAGGCAGGGAACCTATGTCCTGGTAAGTGAAGATGGACTCTTCCCTGATCAGGAAATGGCTTACAGTGTTCCTTATAGTTATACCTTTAATAATCCGGGAACTTACGTTTTCACTGTAAAAGACGTTCCGGAAATGAACGTTACAATAAGGGTGAGCTGA
- a CDS encoding redox-regulated ATPase YchF, translating to MSMTIGLAGKPNAGKSTFFKAATLADVEIANYPFTTINANHGVTYVRAECPCKEKEKTCGKCVDGVRLVPIDIIDVAGLVPDACKGKGLGNTFLDELRQAQAIIHVVDASGGTDAEGNPVEIGDHNPLDDVAFLNREITMWLYGILERNWVKLSRKIQAEGLKLEIVISEQLAGAGIKESHVNAALIDTGLARVDHVKWTEEDMIRLCDAMREISKPLLIAANKADIAPRENLDKLKELDRIVVPTSAAAELALKSAAKSGIIRYAPGDRDFELLTEDLTKAQKKGLEAIHKVIERLGTTGVQGCINRTVFELLDLIVVYPVEDEGKWSDKVGNMLPDAYLMKRGSTCHDLAYQIHTEIGDRFLYAVDARTRLRLGEKHELKNGDVIKIVSTAK from the coding sequence ATGTCGATGACCATAGGCCTTGCAGGAAAGCCCAATGCGGGCAAATCCACTTTCTTCAAAGCTGCTACCCTCGCAGATGTTGAAATTGCAAATTATCCATTCACAACTATCAACGCAAACCACGGCGTCACATATGTCAGGGCGGAATGTCCCTGTAAAGAGAAAGAAAAAACATGCGGGAAGTGTGTGGACGGCGTCAGGCTTGTTCCTATAGATATCATTGACGTGGCAGGGCTTGTGCCGGACGCCTGCAAAGGGAAGGGACTCGGAAACACTTTTCTGGACGAGCTCCGACAGGCCCAGGCAATAATTCATGTCGTAGATGCCTCAGGCGGGACGGACGCCGAGGGCAACCCTGTAGAAATAGGAGACCACAACCCGCTTGATGATGTGGCTTTCCTGAACAGGGAAATTACCATGTGGCTTTATGGAATTCTGGAAAGGAACTGGGTAAAGCTTTCCAGAAAAATACAGGCTGAAGGGTTAAAGCTTGAGATCGTGATTTCGGAACAGCTCGCAGGAGCAGGGATAAAAGAATCTCACGTAAACGCAGCCTTGATCGACACCGGGCTTGCAAGGGTGGATCATGTTAAATGGACTGAAGAAGACATGATCCGGCTCTGCGACGCGATGAGGGAGATCAGCAAACCCCTGCTTATTGCTGCAAATAAGGCAGACATTGCCCCGCGAGAAAACCTGGACAAACTCAAAGAACTTGACAGGATAGTAGTCCCTACGAGTGCAGCTGCCGAACTGGCTTTGAAATCCGCGGCAAAAAGCGGGATAATCAGGTATGCACCCGGAGACAGAGACTTTGAGCTGCTTACAGAAGACCTTACAAAAGCCCAGAAGAAAGGGCTTGAGGCCATCCATAAAGTGATTGAACGGCTTGGCACCACCGGGGTTCAGGGATGCATAAACAGGACGGTCTTTGAACTTCTGGATCTCATTGTAGTATATCCCGTAGAAGACGAAGGAAAATGGTCCGACAAAGTAGGGAATATGCTTCCGGACGCTTATCTGATGAAAAGAGGTTCTACCTGCCACGACCTTGCATACCAGATCCATACCGAAATAGGAGACCGTTTCCTGTATGCGGTAGATGCAAGGACAAGACTCAGGCTCGGGGAAAAGCATGAACTGAAAAATGGAGACGTAATCAAGATCGTATCTACTGCAAAATAA
- a CDS encoding undecaprenyl diphosphate synthase family protein — MDLLSFGHPLYERFLAWQITRSTTKTPAHVAIILKETDLLEPKGMEKLLSALLIFKRYNVELVSIYVDILKAEQPLKTELASTLGTSIEEIFTCLSSETGYKIHGLEGEVKSSRQGKDFFVYVSLGFGGRGEITRAVLSILEEVKTGSVSPEEVDEKMLESHLLVKHEPDIMIRSGGQKLSDFLVWQSVYSELYFTDVNWKDVRRIDLLRVIRDFQKRQRRYGK, encoded by the coding sequence ATGGACCTGCTTTCTTTTGGTCATCCTCTCTACGAGAGGTTCCTGGCCTGGCAAATAACGAGGTCAACTACAAAGACCCCGGCGCATGTAGCTATTATACTTAAGGAAACCGATCTACTTGAACCGAAAGGGATGGAAAAACTCCTTTCTGCACTCCTCATATTCAAAAGGTATAATGTAGAACTCGTGAGCATTTATGTAGATATCCTTAAGGCTGAACAGCCACTTAAAACCGAGCTTGCGTCAACGCTTGGAACTAGCATTGAAGAAATCTTCACATGCCTCTCTTCCGAAACAGGATATAAAATACACGGCCTTGAAGGGGAAGTAAAGAGCAGCCGACAGGGTAAAGATTTTTTTGTATATGTATCACTCGGTTTCGGAGGACGAGGGGAAATCACAAGGGCTGTACTCTCAATTCTTGAAGAAGTTAAGACGGGAAGCGTCAGCCCGGAAGAAGTTGACGAAAAAATGCTTGAATCCCATCTCCTTGTCAAGCACGAACCCGACATAATGATCCGTTCGGGCGGGCAGAAGCTTTCGGACTTCCTTGTCTGGCAGTCCGTATATTCGGAACTTTATTTTACGGACGTCAACTGGAAAGATGTACGAAGAATAGACCTTTTGAGAGTAATAAGGGATTTCCAGAAGAGGCAGAGAAGGTACGGAAAGTGA
- a CDS encoding DUF5817 domain-containing protein has translation MEFGDKPSHYVVVVCPKCRQHVQITETGKKTLRCQHCGALLKARKLRIFGSFEELSEAVNFRTCLQAELSGKGKGTFFLESSPEEAESPGSGDQSGKKTVHSGTRASSGKTAARKDPKSILKEILTASDGKIGIEEFREKAVEKGISHEKFDTILEKLLETGELYFPEPGIVKLV, from the coding sequence ATGGAGTTCGGAGATAAACCCTCCCATTATGTTGTGGTGGTCTGCCCTAAATGCCGGCAGCATGTCCAGATAACCGAAACTGGGAAGAAAACTCTCAGGTGCCAGCACTGCGGAGCGCTCCTGAAGGCACGAAAACTCAGAATATTCGGCTCTTTCGAAGAATTATCCGAAGCTGTAAACTTCAGGACGTGCCTGCAGGCTGAGCTTTCCGGAAAAGGAAAAGGGACTTTTTTCCTGGAATCCTCTCCTGAAGAAGCTGAAAGCCCAGGCTCCGGAGATCAGTCCGGGAAAAAAACAGTCCATTCCGGAACCAGAGCTTCTTCTGGAAAAACAGCTGCCAGAAAAGACCCGAAATCAATCCTCAAAGAGATCCTTACGGCGTCGGATGGGAAAATAGGAATTGAAGAGTTTCGTGAGAAGGCTGTGGAAAAAGGGATCAGTCATGAGAAATTTGATACAATCCTGGAAAAACTTCTGGAAACAGGGGAGCTTTATTTTCCCGAACCTGGAATTGTAAAGCTTGTATAA
- a CDS encoding DUF128 domain-containing protein, translating to MMDPQIERKLIEIMRVIHESDKPIGARAIADELNNRGYDIGERAVRYHLRILDERGFTNKHGYAGRTLTDLGESEMNDALIGDRFGFVISRIEEMAFRTTYDPETDKGDVVVNISYFDKDDFETVVDLVSYTAHAGYMISPRVRIFEEDSESEIHLPPGKIGIATVCSVTFDGLLLKAGIPVEPAYGGILQIENKKPSRFLDLISYSGTSIDPIKIFMNRTPTSVLEVLEKGDGKILANMRQINASAYDTAKGIMKKAEKVDLAGCITIGEIDEFLLGAPVETGKFGVAVVGGINGICALEETGIEIETNPISMMLDYRTMSEI from the coding sequence ATGATGGATCCGCAAATCGAGCGAAAACTTATTGAAATCATGAGGGTGATTCACGAAAGTGACAAACCTATAGGTGCCCGGGCAATAGCTGACGAATTAAACAACCGGGGCTATGATATAGGAGAGAGGGCTGTCCGCTACCACCTGAGGATCCTGGATGAGAGAGGGTTTACAAACAAACACGGGTATGCCGGGCGTACGCTTACGGATCTTGGAGAAAGCGAGATGAATGATGCCCTCATAGGGGACCGTTTTGGTTTTGTAATATCCAGGATAGAAGAAATGGCATTCCGAACCACTTATGACCCTGAAACAGATAAAGGAGATGTCGTGGTAAATATCTCTTATTTTGACAAAGACGATTTCGAAACTGTTGTTGATTTAGTTTCGTATACGGCCCACGCAGGGTATATGATAAGCCCGAGGGTAAGAATCTTCGAAGAGGACTCGGAATCCGAAATTCACCTTCCCCCCGGAAAAATAGGAATAGCTACCGTATGCAGCGTCACTTTTGACGGACTTCTCCTGAAAGCAGGCATTCCCGTAGAACCCGCCTACGGAGGGATCCTCCAGATAGAAAACAAGAAACCATCACGTTTCCTTGACCTGATCTCCTACAGCGGGACCTCCATTGACCCGATAAAGATTTTCATGAATCGGACTCCTACCTCCGTCCTTGAGGTCCTTGAAAAAGGAGATGGAAAAATCCTTGCCAATATGCGGCAAATAAATGCCTCCGCTTATGATACGGCAAAAGGAATTATGAAAAAGGCAGAAAAAGTGGATCTGGCGGGCTGCATCACCATAGGAGAAATCGATGAGTTCTTACTTGGGGCTCCGGTTGAAACTGGAAAGTTCGGGGTTGCCGTAGTCGGAGGAATTAACGGGATCTGCGCTCTTGAGGAAACAGGGATCGAGATCGAAACAAACCCGATTTCCATGATGCTTGACTACCGGACAATGTCAGAGATATGA
- a CDS encoding MBL fold metallo-hydrolase, producing MLRLTVLYDNEACPGFTGSWGFSALLETGKEILLFDTGWDGTLLLKHMEKIGINPTCISKLVLSHQHWDHIGGLPELLYANPGLTVYVPSSFSKNLKREIRKRADLVEIKEATEISEGIWSTGELGDKIKEQSLVLNTENGSYVLTGCAHPGIEAIMDAALSCGKIKGILGGLHDSERFERLKEMELIAAGHCTVHKEKIRNAFPSKYTETRAGMRFELH from the coding sequence ATGCTCAGACTGACAGTGCTGTACGATAACGAAGCTTGCCCTGGTTTTACAGGAAGCTGGGGATTTTCGGCTCTTCTTGAAACCGGCAAAGAAATCCTCCTTTTCGACACAGGATGGGATGGAACTCTGCTTCTAAAGCATATGGAGAAAATTGGTATCAACCCCACCTGTATAAGTAAGCTTGTCCTTTCCCACCAGCACTGGGACCACATAGGAGGTTTGCCTGAACTTCTTTACGCAAATCCCGGACTTACCGTATATGTCCCTTCATCTTTTTCAAAGAATCTCAAAAGGGAAATTCGGAAGAGGGCTGACCTTGTAGAAATAAAGGAAGCCACGGAGATATCCGAAGGGATCTGGAGCACGGGAGAACTTGGAGATAAAATAAAAGAGCAGTCCCTTGTCCTGAATACGGAAAACGGATCCTATGTGCTTACAGGCTGCGCTCATCCGGGAATTGAGGCAATTATGGATGCTGCCCTTTCCTGCGGGAAGATTAAAGGGATTCTTGGAGGACTGCATGATAGCGAGAGATTTGAGCGGCTTAAAGAAATGGAACTGATAGCAGCCGGACACTGCACAGTACACAAGGAAAAAATAAGGAATGCTTTTCCGTCTAAATATACGGAAACGCGAGCTGGCATGCGCTTTGAACTCCACTGA
- a CDS encoding ABC transporter ATP-binding protein, with the protein MLKIEDLTVEVDGKTLLHDVNLEVEKGYTNVLFGPNGAGKSALMRTIMGFSEYRVVKGRILFKGEDITHLPIDERARLGLGIMMQRPPDMAGIKLKDLVKVASKGKKDPETLAENLDMKRFLDRDVNVGFSGGEIKRSELLQLSAQNPSLYLLDEPESGVDLVSIEQVGMTIKELLEEGLECPGERCKKGKSALIITHTGQVLDYVQADRGYILCNGTVMCSGNPMKMLEEIKNKGYQECITCKLMK; encoded by the coding sequence ATGCTGAAAATAGAAGATCTGACTGTAGAGGTTGACGGAAAAACATTACTCCATGACGTGAACCTCGAAGTTGAAAAAGGGTATACAAATGTGCTTTTCGGCCCGAATGGAGCCGGAAAGTCAGCCCTCATGAGGACAATCATGGGCTTTAGCGAGTACAGGGTTGTAAAAGGCAGGATACTCTTCAAAGGAGAAGATATTACCCATCTTCCGATTGATGAAAGAGCCCGCCTCGGGCTGGGCATCATGATGCAGCGCCCGCCTGATATGGCAGGAATTAAACTGAAGGACCTTGTAAAAGTAGCATCGAAAGGAAAAAAGGACCCTGAAACCCTTGCCGAAAATCTTGACATGAAGCGCTTTCTGGACAGGGATGTAAATGTGGGTTTTTCAGGTGGAGAAATCAAGAGATCCGAACTTCTCCAACTATCAGCCCAGAACCCGAGCCTCTACCTTCTGGACGAACCTGAGTCCGGAGTAGACCTCGTAAGCATCGAACAGGTCGGAATGACAATAAAAGAACTGCTTGAAGAAGGCCTGGAATGCCCCGGAGAGAGGTGCAAAAAAGGGAAATCGGCCCTTATCATTACCCATACAGGCCAGGTTCTGGACTATGTACAGGCAGACAGAGGGTATATTCTCTGTAACGGAACGGTCATGTGTTCGGGAAATCCTATGAAAATGCTGGAAGAAATAAAAAACAAAGGGTACCAGGAGTGCATAACATGCAAACTGATGAAATGA
- a CDS encoding SufB/SufD family protein has translation MQTDEMSLKKRAESAAEKKAAYGEDFELEKFEEGSKVSKPIEDLQTLDEESKKTLLQVGIIPSEEGRSGSFIVLDNAVSHSSLKDENVELMSTHKALEKYEWLKDYSWKLVQVDADKYTAKTYLEDADGYFIRAPPGKKSSMPVQTCLMLGSKKAAQTVHNIIVVEEEASLDIITGCTTKKGVEEGLHLGISEMYVKKGATLNFTMIHNWAEQIGVRPRTVVHVEEGGTYISNYICLKPVHSVQTYPTVRLEGKGAVTRLNTIAIGHPGSELDLGSRAVFNAPDTRAELISRTITIGGRLVARGEMIGNAKGAKGHLECKGLVLTDKGSQLAIPILEANVDDIELTHEAAVGKIAKDQVEYLMARGLTEDEAVGMIIRGFLDVGIRGIPEELKKEIEETITQTALGM, from the coding sequence ATGCAAACTGATGAAATGAGCCTGAAAAAAAGAGCCGAAAGCGCAGCTGAGAAAAAGGCAGCTTACGGAGAGGATTTTGAACTGGAAAAGTTTGAAGAAGGCTCCAAGGTCAGCAAGCCTATTGAAGACCTTCAGACTCTTGACGAGGAAAGCAAAAAAACCCTGCTTCAGGTAGGAATAATTCCAAGTGAAGAAGGCAGATCCGGCAGTTTTATTGTTCTGGATAATGCAGTCTCCCACTCTTCACTGAAGGACGAAAATGTGGAACTGATGTCCACACATAAAGCCCTTGAAAAGTATGAATGGCTCAAAGATTACTCCTGGAAACTCGTGCAGGTGGATGCTGATAAGTACACGGCAAAGACATACCTTGAAGATGCGGACGGTTACTTTATCCGGGCTCCTCCGGGAAAGAAATCTTCCATGCCTGTCCAGACCTGCCTTATGCTGGGCAGCAAAAAAGCAGCTCAAACAGTACATAATATTATAGTCGTAGAAGAAGAAGCAAGCCTTGACATAATTACGGGCTGCACCACCAAAAAGGGGGTTGAAGAAGGTCTGCACCTTGGAATATCCGAGATGTACGTCAAAAAAGGAGCAACCCTTAACTTTACAATGATCCACAACTGGGCAGAACAGATAGGAGTACGCCCGAGAACTGTTGTGCACGTCGAAGAGGGCGGGACTTACATAAGCAATTACATTTGCCTGAAACCCGTGCATTCGGTACAGACCTACCCGACCGTCAGGCTCGAAGGAAAAGGAGCGGTGACAAGGCTCAATACCATAGCAATTGGCCACCCAGGCTCCGAACTTGACCTCGGGAGCAGGGCTGTCTTCAATGCCCCGGATACACGAGCAGAGCTGATATCGAGGACGATCACTATCGGGGGGAGGCTTGTTGCAAGAGGAGAAATGATAGGCAATGCAAAGGGCGCAAAGGGGCACCTGGAATGCAAAGGGCTTGTCCTGACCGACAAAGGCAGCCAGTTGGCAATCCCTATCCTCGAGGCAAATGTGGACGACATTGAGCTCACCCACGAAGCTGCCGTAGGGAAAATTGCTAAAGACCAGGTTGAGTACCTGATGGCAAGAGGGCTTACCGAAGACGAAGCCGTCGGAATGATCATAAGGGGCTTCCTGGATGTTGGAATAAGGGGGATCCCGGAAGAGTTGAAGAAAGAGATAGAAGAAACGATTACACAAACCGCTCTCGGGATGTAA
- a CDS encoding helix-turn-helix domain-containing protein yields the protein MIDFACKEFRIEDVIKCALNLTKADLNVMKHFLNEPEKWVDTDTLSKSLNLDISTVQRSVKKLHEKGILQRSQQNLDGGGYVFIYKIHSRNQIKNVILKIVNSWADRLGQELEQWENGG from the coding sequence ATGATAGATTTCGCCTGCAAAGAATTCAGAATAGAAGATGTAATCAAATGCGCTCTCAATCTTACAAAAGCCGACCTGAATGTAATGAAGCACTTTCTGAATGAACCCGAAAAATGGGTTGATACCGACACCCTTTCAAAATCTCTGAACCTGGATATTTCTACAGTCCAGCGCTCCGTGAAAAAGCTGCACGAAAAAGGAATTCTTCAGAGGTCGCAGCAGAACCTTGACGGAGGGGGCTATGTCTTCATTTATAAGATTCATTCGAGAAACCAGATTAAAAATGTCATTCTAAAAATTGTTAACTCCTGGGCTGACAGACTCGGACAGGAACTCGAACAATGGGAAAACGGAGGTTAA
- a CDS encoding 4Fe-4S binding protein, with product MLKITPYLGILVLIVSIGGLWYPVLGYFMLLVFAAIFLISPFRGRWFCGNLCPRGSLADFWIGKISKKRKIPAILRSLWVRLPIFFLMMGIMGYRISSVIGTLNTFEKIGMIFVTICLVTTTIAVLLGSYLSPRTWCSFCPMGTAQNLLGGKRYQLKLEKDKCISCKKCEKVCPMQLKVCQTETKPDCIKCGRCVSACPKDALHF from the coding sequence ATGCTCAAAATCACTCCTTACCTGGGAATCCTTGTCTTGATAGTCTCTATCGGAGGGCTCTGGTATCCTGTCCTCGGGTATTTCATGCTTCTGGTCTTTGCCGCAATCTTCCTTATCAGCCCCTTCAGAGGCAGATGGTTCTGCGGAAACCTCTGCCCGAGGGGAAGCCTGGCTGATTTCTGGATTGGCAAAATTTCAAAGAAAAGAAAGATCCCAGCTATACTCCGGAGCCTGTGGGTGCGCCTTCCCATCTTTTTCCTGATGATGGGTATTATGGGTTACAGGATTTCAAGCGTCATCGGGACCCTGAATACCTTTGAAAAAATAGGGATGATCTTTGTCACCATATGCCTTGTGACGACCACAATTGCAGTCCTTCTCGGCAGCTACCTGAGCCCGAGGACCTGGTGTTCCTTCTGTCCGATGGGAACCGCCCAGAACCTGCTCGGAGGAAAGAGATACCAGCTGAAGCTTGAAAAAGACAAATGCATCAGCTGCAAGAAATGTGAAAAAGTCTGTCCCATGCAGCTCAAGGTCTGCCAGACCGAGACAAAACCTGACTGTATCAAATGCGGACGCTGTGTGAGTGCCTGCCCCAAAGATGCCCTTCACTTTTAA
- a CDS encoding FAD-binding and (Fe-S)-binding domain-containing protein, giving the protein MTAKKVPELSEVQKTELSELFGERVNLDKRDRHYYNHDIGALPPLVKKVIGNTDPAAVVKIKTEEDAAKLLEFANRHKIPVVPRAGASSGYGGVIPTKGGIVADVTLLDRIISIDPEGQKVVVQSGMIWEKLERKLKEQGLSVRAIPSSAPSSTVGGWLAQSGAGYGSYEFGWGYESMEKVRVVLPNGKIKEFSGPELKKLIGTMGTTGIITEITLKVQKLEERKAVSVSFPDASAMKKAVETIREKNIPLWSISFLNPEWADMKNKSPLKLHYGEIVDKHRPVLPVAYVCTFMYPASRDVSGLTEAVESAGGTILPEEIAKHETEEWFKSMKVKRLGPSFIPAEILVPLEKMDTAFEEIKKRIKLPVLTEGMVISDGNVVLLCFMRHSERSLLFNTAFALSLSILKIAEENGGRAYSSGLFFASKKQSVFGNRLSEIEALRKEFDPNGIMNPETLEGKGLLNTAVSLGSSFEPMGRLVGNMSGIGEVSFKDEKEIPAEVAELAYSCSQCGYCVSECDQYYGRGWESQSPRGKWFFIKEYLAGREKLDQRQTNTFLACTTCQMCDARCELDMPIEHAWMTMRGKLVEEEKKMTFPPFEIMAASLLKERNIWANFSKDRDKWIPDDIRAKMKDKADYAYFAGCTASFVEKDVAVGAVRMLDDAEIEFTGLGDKEACCGIPMLVAGKWDVFEKIMRMNVANMKKRGVKTVITSCPACWLMWHTVYPQWAEKLGIEYGLETKHYSEVLAERLDVLKPKFKKPLNKVVAWHDSCHLGRAGGKVYEPPRELLKAIPGLQFRELEYNREQAHCCGSVVSLIAEPPVAYKLGGMRLQEAADVNADILAALCPCCTVQFRVAAEKNNMKIESQDLGALVARSLGHDIPDSTNFALQSWVPFEKMIDLMQPENMTDLMVELLPEMMAAMPSPLQAMMKMVKYVPGMDAMMKPMMPVMMPMLMPSVMPKVMPDMLKAVERRVPMPDYMKDQLPDLMPKAMDNLMPNMLPLIIPLLTPRMIEYIKTH; this is encoded by the coding sequence ATGACAGCAAAAAAAGTACCGGAACTTTCAGAAGTCCAGAAAACAGAACTCTCCGAACTCTTCGGGGAACGCGTCAATCTTGACAAACGCGACCGCCACTATTATAATCACGATATAGGAGCCTTACCCCCACTTGTCAAGAAAGTAATTGGGAACACCGACCCTGCGGCTGTTGTAAAGATCAAGACGGAAGAAGACGCAGCAAAACTTCTGGAATTTGCAAACAGGCACAAGATTCCTGTTGTCCCCCGCGCAGGGGCATCCTCAGGGTACGGCGGGGTAATCCCTACAAAGGGAGGCATAGTTGCCGATGTCACATTACTGGATAGGATCATAAGTATCGACCCCGAAGGACAGAAAGTGGTGGTGCAGAGCGGGATGATCTGGGAAAAATTAGAGAGGAAGCTGAAAGAACAGGGACTTTCTGTCAGGGCAATCCCCTCAAGCGCTCCGTCCTCAACCGTCGGAGGCTGGCTGGCCCAGAGCGGAGCCGGATATGGGAGTTATGAGTTCGGCTGGGGCTACGAGAGCATGGAAAAAGTCCGGGTTGTCCTCCCCAACGGAAAAATAAAGGAATTTTCAGGCCCCGAGCTCAAGAAACTGATAGGGACGATGGGAACCACTGGCATAATCACCGAAATAACCCTGAAGGTCCAGAAGCTCGAAGAGAGAAAAGCCGTTTCAGTCAGTTTCCCTGATGCTTCAGCCATGAAAAAGGCGGTCGAAACCATAAGGGAAAAGAACATCCCGCTCTGGTCCATCTCCTTCCTGAACCCCGAATGGGCGGACATGAAAAACAAATCGCCCCTGAAGCTCCACTATGGGGAGATTGTGGACAAACACAGACCTGTGCTGCCTGTTGCTTACGTCTGTACTTTCATGTATCCTGCCTCAAGAGACGTCTCAGGCTTGACAGAAGCAGTCGAGAGTGCAGGAGGCACAATCCTTCCGGAAGAAATTGCAAAGCACGAAACTGAGGAATGGTTCAAGTCCATGAAGGTTAAAAGGCTCGGTCCCTCCTTTATCCCAGCCGAGATCCTCGTGCCGCTAGAGAAGATGGACACTGCTTTTGAAGAAATTAAAAAGCGGATTAAACTCCCTGTGCTTACCGAAGGGATGGTTATCAGCGACGGAAATGTCGTACTCCTCTGCTTTATGCGCCACTCCGAACGCTCCTTGCTCTTCAATACAGCCTTTGCCCTTTCCCTGAGCATCCTGAAAATTGCAGAAGAAAACGGAGGCAGGGCGTATTCTTCAGGCCTCTTCTTTGCCTCGAAAAAACAGAGCGTCTTTGGAAACCGGCTTTCGGAAATAGAAGCCCTCAGGAAAGAATTCGACCCCAACGGGATCATGAACCCGGAGACCCTGGAAGGAAAAGGGCTCCTGAATACCGCTGTTTCCCTCGGCTCTTCCTTCGAACCCATGGGAAGGCTTGTCGGGAATATGTCCGGGATCGGGGAAGTTTCCTTCAAAGACGAAAAGGAGATCCCCGCAGAAGTTGCCGAACTTGCCTACTCCTGTTCCCAGTGCGGATACTGTGTGAGTGAGTGCGATCAGTACTATGGCAGGGGCTGGGAGTCCCAGTCACCCAGAGGGAAATGGTTCTTCATCAAAGAATACCTGGCTGGCCGGGAAAAACTTGACCAGAGGCAGACCAACACCTTCCTTGCCTGTACTACCTGCCAGATGTGCGACGCCCGCTGTGAGCTGGACATGCCAATCGAACATGCCTGGATGACAATGCGCGGAAAGCTGGTCGAAGAAGAGAAAAAGATGACTTTCCCGCCCTTTGAGATCATGGCTGCAAGCCTCCTGAAAGAGAGGAACATCTGGGCAAACTTCAGCAAAGACAGGGACAAATGGATTCCTGACGACATCAGGGCAAAGATGAAAGACAAAGCCGATTATGCCTATTTTGCAGGCTGTACGGCGTCCTTTGTGGAAAAAGATGTGGCTGTCGGGGCTGTGCGTATGCTCGATGATGCGGAGATCGAGTTTACAGGCCTCGGGGATAAGGAAGCCTGCTGCGGAATCCCCATGCTCGTGGCCGGAAAGTGGGATGTCTTTGAGAAGATCATGAGAATGAACGTCGCCAACATGAAAAAGCGGGGCGTAAAAACCGTGATCACATCCTGCCCTGCCTGCTGGCTCATGTGGCATACGGTCTATCCCCAGTGGGCGGAAAAACTCGGAATTGAGTACGGACTTGAGACAAAGCACTATTCCGAAGTGCTGGCTGAGCGCCTGGACGTGCTGAAACCCAAATTCAAAAAACCACTTAATAAAGTGGTTGCCTGGCATGACTCGTGCCACCTGGGGAGAGCCGGCGGGAAGGTGTACGAACCTCCGAGAGAGTTGTTGAAAGCCATCCCCGGCCTCCAGTTCAGGGAACTTGAATACAACAGGGAACAGGCGCATTGCTGCGGCTCGGTGGTGAGCCTGATTGCCGAGCCTCCGGTTGCATATAAACTCGGAGGCATGAGGCTTCAGGAAGCTGCAGATGTGAACGCAGATATCCTTGCGGCTCTGTGTCCCTGCTGTACTGTCCAGTTCCGGGTCGCAGCCGAGAAAAACAACATGAAAATAGAATCGCAGGACCTCGGTGCCCTTGTAGCCAGAAGCCTTGGCCATGACATCCCCGACTCGACAAACTTCGCGTTGCAGTCATGGGTACCCTTTGAGAAGATGATTGACCTCATGCAACCCGAAAACATGACCGACCTGATGGTAGAACTCCTGCCCGAAATGATGGCGGCAATGCCGTCCCCACTCCAGGCAATGATGAAAATGGTCAAATACGTGCCGGGGATGGACGCCATGATGAAGCCCATGATGCCGGTTATGATGCCAATGCTCATGCCTTCGGTCATGCCCAAAGTGATGCCGGACATGCTCAAAGCCGTGGAAAGGCGGGTTCCGATGCCTGACTACATGAAAGATCAGCTCCCTGACCTCATGCCAAAAGCCATGGATAACTTGATGCCAAACATGCTGCCCCTGATCATCCCGCTGCTAACCCCACGGATGATTGAGTATATAAAAACACACTGA